In Chryseobacterium shigense, the following proteins share a genomic window:
- the kdsB gene encoding 3-deoxy-manno-octulosonate cytidylyltransferase: MKIIAVIPARYEASRFPAKLMQILGEKTVITTTYQNVVETGLFDEVFVATDSEIIFDEIVNNGGKAVMTGQHETGSDRIAEAVQNIDCDIVINVQGDEPFLKLEPLQQLIEVFQEDDNQEISLASLKIKLTEKEEIENPNNVKVITDNNGFALYFSRSVIPFHREISYDVNYFKHIGVYAFRKHALLQFSKLEMKPLEISEKIECIRYLEYGMKIKLIETNFIGVGIDTPEDLEKARKLI, from the coding sequence ATGAAAATCATAGCCGTCATTCCTGCCCGTTACGAAGCAAGCCGTTTTCCTGCAAAACTTATGCAGATATTAGGTGAAAAAACAGTCATTACTACAACCTATCAGAATGTTGTGGAAACAGGGCTGTTCGATGAAGTATTTGTTGCAACGGATTCAGAAATTATTTTTGATGAAATTGTAAACAACGGAGGAAAAGCAGTAATGACCGGGCAGCATGAAACCGGCAGTGACCGTATTGCTGAGGCCGTGCAGAATATCGACTGTGATATTGTAATCAATGTACAGGGAGATGAGCCTTTCCTTAAATTAGAACCTTTACAACAACTGATCGAAGTTTTCCAAGAAGACGATAATCAGGAAATTTCACTGGCCTCATTAAAAATAAAACTGACAGAAAAAGAAGAAATTGAAAATCCGAATAATGTAAAAGTAATTACGGACAACAATGGTTTTGCCCTTTACTTCAGCCGTTCTGTAATTCCTTTCCACAGGGAAATTTCTTATGATGTAAACTATTTCAAGCACATCGGAGTATATGCATTCAGAAAACATGCACTGCTTCAGTTCTCCAAACTGGAAATGAAACCTCTTGAAATATCGGAGAAAATAGAATGTATCCGTTACCTGGAGTACGGAATGAAGATTAAGTTAATAGAAACAAACTTTATCGGAGTAGGGATTGACACCCCGGAAGATCTTGAAAAAGCCAGAAAATTAATCTGA
- a CDS encoding T9SS type A sorting domain-containing protein, translating into MKKFFISFTLITAFYLNAQTVTADSSFGSNGFSVLSNQTDGDSVISSVVQPDGKVIISGQRINGANSHEVFISRLNADGTTDTTFANNGYFTSFQYPDAYVANLYLMGNKILIFYPAQNTLIKLNPDGTLDSSFGVNGVFTIASGTNYSNGSVLLSNYLYIGKTENSQGVLQKIDVTAGNIVSTANIPGISNIYGVYNGPGGKLLVKSINNQTYTTYLTLLNTDGTIDSTFGTNGTINTASFSSLADYENSYDYVTLDDAGNIIHGISNENSFTTSVKKYTPAGSVMTTFANNGTYQLANTIISGLKTFSNQIYLSGASIDGSINIMVARLNPNGTPDNSFNNNGIFVGNTNAYQEWAESFNVISPTTFFVAGEINNGTNNNIYAAKFNLLPTLSTTEAHLSNSVFFENPVKSNVIFQANEKINKIEIYSADGKHLRTIKENDTNVSDLPKGIYIAKTELQNGKVVVKKLIKQ; encoded by the coding sequence ATGAAAAAATTTTTTATTTCTTTTACTTTAATTACTGCTTTTTATCTTAATGCACAGACAGTTACTGCTGACAGTTCTTTTGGTTCTAATGGTTTTTCAGTTTTAAGTAATCAGACAGATGGAGACTCTGTAATAAGTTCCGTTGTTCAGCCGGATGGTAAAGTAATTATTTCGGGGCAGAGAATTAATGGGGCTAATAGTCATGAAGTTTTTATTTCAAGGTTAAATGCTGATGGTACAACTGATACAACATTTGCCAATAATGGATATTTTACATCTTTTCAGTATCCAGATGCTTATGTGGCCAATCTTTATTTGATGGGTAATAAAATTTTAATTTTTTATCCTGCCCAAAATACCCTGATCAAACTGAATCCTGACGGAACTTTGGATAGTTCCTTTGGTGTAAATGGAGTTTTTACAATAGCATCAGGTACAAATTACAGCAATGGAAGCGTACTACTTTCAAACTATTTATATATTGGCAAAACTGAAAACTCACAAGGTGTTTTACAGAAAATTGACGTGACGGCAGGCAATATTGTTTCAACAGCAAATATTCCAGGAATTAGCAATATATATGGGGTCTATAATGGTCCCGGAGGTAAATTATTAGTGAAATCAATCAACAATCAGACATATACTACATATCTTACACTTCTTAATACTGATGGAACTATTGATTCAACATTTGGAACCAATGGAACAATTAACACAGCTTCTTTTTCTTCATTAGCTGATTACGAAAATTCTTACGATTATGTAACCTTAGATGATGCAGGCAATATAATTCATGGTATATCCAATGAAAATTCCTTTACCACTTCTGTTAAAAAGTATACCCCTGCAGGTAGTGTAATGACTACTTTTGCGAATAATGGGACTTATCAGCTTGCAAACACAATCATATCCGGTTTAAAAACTTTTTCAAACCAAATTTATCTGAGTGGAGCAAGTATAGATGGAAGCATAAATATAATGGTAGCAAGGCTGAACCCGAATGGAACTCCTGACAATTCCTTTAATAACAATGGTATTTTTGTTGGCAACACCAATGCTTACCAGGAATGGGCGGAAAGTTTTAATGTAATTTCTCCAACAACTTTTTTTGTTGCAGGAGAAATAAATAATGGTACCAATAATAATATTTATGCTGCAAAATTTAATCTGCTGCCAACTTTATCAACAACCGAAGCTCATCTTTCAAATTCAGTCTTTTTTGAAAATCCGGTAAAATCAAATGTTATTTTTCAGGCTAATGAGAAAATAAATAAAATTGAAATTTATTCTGCAGATGGTAAACATTTGAGAACAATAAAAGAAAATGATACCAATGTTTCTGATCTTCCAAAAGGAATATACATTGCAAAAACAGAATTACAAAACGGAAAAGTTGTAGTTAAAAAACTTATAAAACAATAA
- a CDS encoding pyridoxal phosphate-dependent aminotransferase: MKVSKLAANLIGSEIVKIGNEVNDLKAKGAEIANLTIGDLNSNLYPIPALLKEEIQKAYQNNLTNYPPANGLLSLRQEVSKDLKNRWNLDYSPNDILITAGSRPLIYAVYKTIVDEGDKVVYPTPSWNNNHYAYLTSAEAVEVKTTEENNFLPTADDLRPHLGGAVLLALCSPLNPTGTMFTKEQLSSICELVLEENKKRGENEKPLYLMYDQIYSNLTFGAQHVDPVSLFPELKEYTIYIDGISKCLAATGVRVGWGFGPAHILDKMKALLTHVGAWAPKPEQEATAKFFENPDNVNVFVEDFKGKLEESLKVLHGGIQDLKQKGLAVESIEPMGALYLTIKLDYIGKTKPDGSVIENSSDLVFYLINDAGVALVPFSAFGEAKSEPWFRASVGGLAVDEIKVMLPKLENALNNLK; the protein is encoded by the coding sequence GTGAAAGTTTCAAAATTAGCGGCGAACCTGATTGGTTCCGAAATTGTAAAAATTGGTAATGAAGTAAATGATTTAAAGGCAAAAGGAGCGGAAATAGCCAATCTTACTATTGGTGACCTGAATTCTAATCTCTATCCCATTCCGGCACTGCTGAAAGAAGAGATTCAGAAAGCATATCAGAATAATCTTACGAATTATCCGCCAGCCAACGGACTTTTATCTTTAAGACAGGAAGTTTCCAAAGACTTAAAAAACAGATGGAACCTGGATTATTCACCCAACGATATTTTAATTACTGCCGGATCAAGACCATTGATTTATGCAGTTTATAAAACAATTGTAGACGAAGGTGATAAAGTAGTATATCCTACACCATCATGGAACAACAACCATTATGCTTATCTTACTTCTGCAGAAGCAGTAGAAGTAAAAACAACAGAAGAAAACAATTTCCTTCCTACAGCAGACGATCTGAGACCTCATTTAGGAGGTGCAGTTCTTTTGGCACTGTGTTCACCGCTGAATCCTACAGGAACCATGTTCACAAAAGAGCAGCTTTCATCGATCTGCGAACTGGTTTTGGAAGAAAATAAAAAGAGAGGTGAAAACGAAAAGCCATTGTACCTGATGTACGATCAGATCTATTCCAATCTTACTTTCGGTGCACAGCACGTAGATCCGGTTTCCCTTTTCCCTGAACTGAAAGAATACACTATTTATATCGACGGTATCTCCAAATGCCTTGCTGCAACCGGAGTACGTGTAGGGTGGGGATTCGGGCCTGCTCATATTCTTGATAAAATGAAAGCTTTACTGACTCACGTTGGAGCCTGGGCACCGAAACCTGAGCAGGAAGCTACTGCAAAATTCTTTGAAAACCCCGACAATGTAAATGTTTTCGTAGAAGATTTCAAAGGAAAATTAGAAGAAAGCTTAAAAGTTCTTCACGGTGGAATCCAGGATTTAAAACAAAAAGGATTGGCAGTAGAAAGTATTGAGCCAATGGGGGCTTTGTACCTTACCATTAAATTAGACTATATCGGGAAAACAAAACCGGATGGCTCTGTTATTGAGAATTCTTCTGATTTGGTTTTCTATTTAATTAATGATGCCGGAGTAGCCTTAGTTCCTTTCTCAGCCTTCGGGGAAGCAAAATCTGAGCCTTGGTTCCGTGCCTCTGTAGGCGGTTTGGCTGTTGATGAGATCAAAGTAATGCTTCCAAAATTGGAAAATGCTTTGAATAATCTTAAATAG
- a CDS encoding histidine kinase, which produces MKKILLVFVLILSQLSFAQTAKEIIEKNIELSGGLTNWKLLNSVLLQGKVILGIKDEYPIKIYQQRPNLTKTVITINGKETAIEGYDGTKGYAMNYAANKIQVYADYVPESFDNDFIDWESKGFDAKYLGKEKVGEIYCHKVELTKNVNKNIYYFDVKTYMLLREVKKDETLTYADYKKVGNLSMPFRIESSSTKKDGDFVMILNRIDVNKVFPANTFKF; this is translated from the coding sequence ATGAAGAAAATACTTTTAGTATTCGTACTGATACTTTCGCAGTTGTCCTTTGCACAGACCGCAAAAGAAATTATAGAAAAAAATATAGAGCTATCAGGAGGATTAACGAATTGGAAGCTCTTAAATTCAGTATTGCTGCAGGGAAAAGTAATTTTAGGGATTAAAGATGAATATCCTATAAAAATCTACCAGCAGCGTCCCAATCTTACTAAAACAGTAATTACTATTAACGGAAAAGAAACAGCAATAGAAGGTTATGACGGTACTAAAGGCTATGCAATGAACTATGCAGCCAATAAAATTCAGGTTTATGCTGATTATGTACCGGAAAGTTTTGACAACGATTTTATCGACTGGGAAAGCAAAGGCTTTGATGCCAAATATCTGGGAAAAGAAAAAGTGGGCGAAATCTACTGCCACAAGGTGGAACTTACCAAAAATGTAAATAAGAATATTTATTATTTTGATGTGAAAACGTATATGCTTTTAAGAGAAGTTAAAAAAGATGAAACGTTGACATACGCTGATTATAAAAAAGTTGGAAATCTTTCAATGCCCTTCAGAATTGAATCTTCAAGTACTAAAAAAGATGGAGACTTCGTTATGATCCTGAACAGAATAGATGTTAATAAGGTTTTTCCTGCCAATACATTTAAATTTTAA
- a CDS encoding NAD(P)H-binding protein, which produces MKALIIGATGATGKDLVKQLLNDKEFEEVDIFVRKPVDIQNDKLKVHVVDFEKPEEWKDKVKGDIAFSCLGTTLKDAGSKEAQRKVDFNYQYEFAKAAKENEVEDYILVSAYGANPKSKIFYSKMKGELEEAVKQLHFNKITIFKPGMLERKDSERTGEVLGSRIIKFANKLGLLESQKPLPTDVLAKAMINSSKIKSNGYSSIKLGNIFCFAEKSNESK; this is translated from the coding sequence ATGAAAGCTTTGATTATCGGCGCTACAGGCGCTACAGGAAAAGATCTGGTAAAGCAGCTACTGAACGACAAAGAGTTTGAGGAAGTCGATATCTTTGTAAGAAAGCCTGTCGATATTCAGAATGATAAGCTGAAAGTTCATGTCGTTGATTTTGAAAAACCTGAAGAGTGGAAAGACAAAGTGAAGGGCGATATTGCTTTCTCCTGCTTAGGAACGACTCTGAAAGACGCCGGAAGCAAAGAAGCGCAGAGAAAAGTAGATTTTAATTATCAATATGAATTTGCCAAAGCCGCTAAAGAAAATGAAGTGGAAGATTATATTCTTGTTTCAGCTTACGGGGCCAATCCTAAATCTAAAATTTTTTATTCTAAAATGAAAGGTGAACTGGAAGAGGCTGTAAAGCAACTTCATTTCAATAAAATTACCATTTTTAAACCGGGAATGCTTGAAAGAAAAGATTCTGAAAGAACAGGAGAAGTGCTGGGAAGCAGGATTATTAAGTTTGCCAATAAACTGGGACTTCTGGAAAGTCAGAAACCCTTGCCTACAGATGTTTTAGCCAAAGCTATGATTAATTCTTCCAAAATAAAGAGTAATGGTTATTCCAGTATTAAGCTGGGAAATATTTTTTGTTTTGCGGAGAAAAGCAATGAGTCAAAGTAA
- a CDS encoding glutathione peroxidase, with amino-acid sequence MKKVFLLLLSFVAFLQSCTNQKSEISQAKTKELMGKTIYDFKVESLDGKEINFADFKGKKILIVNTASECGFTPQYADLEKVYEEYKDKLVIIGFPANNFGGQEPGTNTEIGAFCQKNYGVTFPLAAKVSVKGDDTAPIFKYLTEKDLNGVKNTTILWNFTKFLLDENGKLIDTFVSTTKPTDEAITKYLK; translated from the coding sequence ATGAAAAAGGTTTTCTTATTGCTGCTTTCTTTTGTAGCATTTTTACAGAGTTGTACCAACCAGAAAAGTGAAATTTCTCAAGCTAAAACCAAAGAACTTATGGGAAAAACAATATATGATTTCAAAGTGGAAAGCCTTGATGGCAAAGAAATCAATTTTGCAGATTTTAAAGGAAAAAAAATCCTTATTGTCAATACAGCATCAGAATGTGGATTTACACCGCAGTATGCAGATCTGGAAAAAGTGTACGAAGAATATAAAGACAAACTTGTGATTATAGGTTTTCCTGCCAACAACTTCGGAGGCCAGGAGCCCGGAACCAATACCGAGATCGGAGCTTTTTGCCAGAAAAATTATGGAGTAACTTTTCCTTTGGCTGCTAAAGTTTCTGTGAAAGGAGATGATACAGCACCAATCTTTAAATATTTGACAGAAAAAGACCTGAACGGAGTAAAGAACACTACAATCCTGTGGAATTTCACAAAATTCCTGCTTGATGAAAACGGTAAATTAATAGATACCTTCGTAAGTACTACAAAGCCTACGGATGAAGCTATTACAAAGTATCTGAAATAA